The following proteins come from a genomic window of Taeniopygia guttata chromosome 25, bTaeGut7.mat, whole genome shotgun sequence:
- the SEMA4A gene encoding semaphorin-4A isoform X3, producing the protein MSGSVLAHQRGMLVGPSWGASLPPPAMPTALRLLCGVVVPAALLCAEPLPRLAFPSGDPRRTLTHFSQDNISHYDIFLLDESEEELYVGARDWLLALTVGTPGSIRAKASIMWGATDEKTSECAFKKKSQETECFNFIRVLVALNQTHLYVCGTYAFSPACTYIHLENFTLVPSGRGQPFLDGKGQCPFDPKHTYTALLVDGELYAGTMNNFQGNEPIISRSLGTRTLLKTDAFLRWLSADAAFVASFSIPEDDKVYFFFEETADEFDFFEKLLVPRVARVCKSDVGGEKLLQKKWTTFLKAQLVCSQTGHFPFNVIHHAFALLRHDGRADFYAVFTSQWQAGRAGSAAVCAYRQEDLEKVFEGKYKELNKESSRWTVYSGPDMSPRPGSCSMGASSDKALSFMKDHFLMDGKVSPMRGQPLLVKSDVTYTRITVHETRGVSGTAYRVMFLATADGLLHKAVELSGGAHIVESIQLFAKPEPVKNLLLAPGKGILYVGYSRGVLQVPLANCSLHRSCAECVLARDPYCAWHSPEGSCLPARLATATESRSAWLQDIETGSPGTSCQRGRSAAMPRSWGAPEDPAVQGLSPRLNAVVPLPCPRRSALATYSWQQPSGARGHTVLQPDHTLVVIAQRGTAGTYTCQATENGYTWTVAQYQLRDSGGDGPDRGTPRSYWLEFVTVTVLLAVTLTVAACLALLTYRDQLRARSKVRGCSTPHSPPARPREKVPLNGGTGEPPAPGAATEEEEEDEGSQACCLQLDGDIDVDNNRLHVAAGDRA; encoded by the exons ATGAGCGGCTCTGTCCTCGCCCACCAGAGAG GGATGCTGGTGGGACCCTCGTGGGGCGCATCCCTGCCGCCCCCCGCCATGCCCACCGCCCTTCGGCTGCTCTGCGGGGTGGTGGTGcccgctgccctgctctgcgcAGAGCCCCTGCCCCGCCTCGCCTTCCCCAGCG gggaCCCCCGGCGGACCCTCACCCACTTCAGCCAGGACAACATCTCCCATTACGACATCTTCCTCCTGGATGAGAGCGAGGAGGAGCTGTACGTGGGGGCACGCGACTGGCTGCTGGCCCTCACTGTTGGCACCCCTGGCAGCATCCGTGCCAAAGCCTCG ATAATGTGGGGAGCCACAGATGAGAAAACCTCTGAATGTGCTTTTAAGAAGAAGAGCCAAGAG aCTGAGTGCTTCAACTTCATCCGAGTCCTGGTGGCCCTGAACCAGACCCACCTCTACGTCTGTGGGACCTATGCCTTCAGCCCCGCGTGCACCTACATT CACCTGGAAAACTTCACACTGGTGCCCAGTGGCAGAGGACAGCCCTTCCTGGACGGGAAGGGCCAGTGCCCCTTTGATCCCAAGCACACTTACACGGCCCTGCTGGTGG ATGGGGAGCTCTACGCTGGCACCATGAACAACTTCCAGGGCAACGAGCCCATCATCTCCCGCTCGCTGGGCACCCGCACGCTGCTCAAGACTGACGCCTTCCTCCGCTGGCTCTCGG CCGACGCCGCCTTCGTGGCCTCCTTCAGCATACCTGAGGATGACAAGGTCTACTTCTTCTTCGAGGAGACAGCGGACGAGTTCGACTTCTTTGAGAAGCTCCTGGTGCCACGGGTGGCCCGTGTCTGCAAG AGCGATGTAGGGGGGGAAAAGTTGCTGCAGAAGAAGTGGACAACATTCCTGAAGGCACAGCTGGTGTGCTCCCAGACTGGGCACTTCCCCTTCAACGTCATCCACCACGCCTTTGCCCTGCTGCGCCACGACGGCCGCGCCGACTTCTACGCAGTGTTCACCTCGCAGTG gcaggcgggcagggcgggcagcgccgccgTCTGTGCCTACAGACAGGAGGATCTGGAGAAGGTCTTCGAGGGCAAGTACAAGGAGCTGAACAAGGAGAGCTCTCGCTGGACTGTCTACAGTGGGCCTGACATGAGTCCCCGGCCTGGCAGT TGCTCCATGGGTGCCTCCTCGGACAAAGCCCTCTCCTTCATGAAGGACCATTTCCTGATGGACGGGAAGGTGTCCCCCATGCGGGGACAGCCTCTCCTGGTGAAGTCAGATGTCACCTACACGCGCATCACCGTGCACGAGACTCGCGGCGTGTCGGGGACCGCGTATCGTGTCATGTTCCTGGCCACAG ccGATGGTCTCCTGCACAAGGCAGTGGAGCTGTCTGGGGGTGCCCACATCGTGGAGAGCATCCAGCTGTTTGCAAAGCCAGAGCCAGTGAAGAACCTGCTGTTGGCACCAGGGAAG GGCATCCTCTACGTGGGCTACTCCAGAGGCGTCCTGCAGGTCCCGCTGGCCAACTGCAGCCTGCACCGGAGCTGCGCCGAGTGCGTGCTGGCACGGGACCCTTACTGCgcctggcacagccccgagggctcctgcctgcccgccCGCCTCGCCACCGCCACCGAGAGCAG GAGTGCGTGGCTGCAGGACATCGAGACAGGGAGCCCGGGCACCTCGTGCCAGCGTGGGAGGAGCGCAGCCATGCCCCGATCCTGGGGGGCACCGGAGGATCCCGCTGTACAGG GGCTCAGCCCCCGGCTGAACGCCGTGGTGCCCCTGCCGTGCCCCCGCCGCTCTGCGCTGGCCACctacagctggcagcagcccagcGGTGCCCGGGGGCACACGGTGCTGCAGCCCGACCACACGCTGGTGGTCATCGCGCAGCGGGGCACGGCCGGCACCTACACGTGCCAGGCCACGGAGAACGGCTACACCTGGACCGTGGCGCAGTACCAGCTGCGGGACTCCGGCGGGGACGGGCCGGACAGGGGCACCCCCCGGTCCTACTGGCTGGAGTTTGTCACGGTGACCGTGCTGCTGGCCGTGACGCTGACCGTGGCCGCCTGCCTGGCCCTCCTCACCTACCGCGACCAGCTCCGGGCTCGCAGCAAGGTGAGGGGCTGCAGCACGCCCCACAGCCCCCCGGCCCGCCCACGGGAGAAGGTGCCCCTCAACGGGGGCACCGGAGAGCCCCCGGCACCTGGAGCTGCCacggaggaagaggaggaggatgaaggatCCCAGGCTTGCTGCCTTCAGCTCGATGGGGACATCGACGTGGACAACAACCGGCTCCACGTGGCAGCCGGGGACAGAGCGTGA